The Xenopus laevis strain J_2021 chromosome 4L, Xenopus_laevis_v10.1, whole genome shotgun sequence genomic sequence CAAATTAAGATAATAACAGGCAGTAGGGACAGGAATGGCAGTTAGAGGGACTTTTAATCTGACTCACTTGTAGAACAGGCAGACCCCTTCCTTTTTCAATATAGGTGTACAGAACGGCTGAAGCAATCTCATTATCTCTTTTTGGCCGAGATTGTTCGTTTACTTTCAGCAcctggaaaaccaaaaaaaaatttgatgcaccAACAAAACATTCCAACGTATTTCCACGGCAGCCAGCGTAAAGGAACAGAGACTTTACCTCTTCCAGTTGGGTTGGGTCTGAAAGTAGCCTGAGACGTGTCACCTTGATATGAAGCTGGCCAGACTTTACGTTCTCCAAATCTATCCActaaaatagtaaagtaaaaaaacatagtcAGATGCCTCAGAAAGctttgtattattagtattactattattatcattatatatcaACATGACTGGCTACACTTACCTTGTCTATGAATCCTCTCTCTGGCACCTCTTTAATTCTAATTCTGCAACTAGATATGggaaaggaaaaatagttagaaactgTATCTACAGATTCTACAGCTGCTTATTGTTATTATAGGGTCACATATGGACATACTCACCTGCCCAATTGCTGGTTTATCTTAACGCCTTTGTCAGACATGAGATTAAATTCTATCTCCTGGTCTGGGAGGTCAGAATATAATATCTAAGGATAAAACGAGAAATGTGGTTATAATATCTAAGATGCAATCTACTGAATTTACTGTACAGATAAATATCTGGGTATGTGATGCGATACCTCAAAGGTCTCATTCCACTTTGGATTCAAGTTCTTGTGTATCACCCTTGTCTTTGCTGTTGTTCCTCCTCCGCATATCACAACATAAGGGTTCGACGATTTGGTTAAAATTTCCTTGGCAACAAGGTTTTTGGCTTCTATGACTCGGATACGAAGCGCAttctaaaataaagtgaaaaaggtAATGTATAAGAGAAAAGAGCTTCAACGTAGACTCTcttagttttcaaaattaaacttTCACTCTTTGACTCTCTACAGGGAAGCAGGAAGGCTATAAAATACAAACTAGGCCTTACCCAGGGTTCTAAAAACTGCAGCTTAGCCAAATCAAATCTGGCTGCAAGGGGATGGCTGAAATGCTGCGGCGCAACGATGATCTGTCCGATTTGGTTCACAAGCTCTTTTTCCGACAGCGTTCTGAAGGAGACGGGAGAAGGAAATATGTATGTTATTCCAATGTACAAATAAGCTAGATAGAGCAGGTAGAGAATTGGGAGAGGAATAAAGCGCAATAACGTTTTTGATTAAAGACAAAAGCAATAGCTGGGAAAGGAAGGGCAGAGTATGAGTACATATAAGTCAACTTACTGAAGTCCAGGAATATTCAGTAGGTGGGCAAATCCGGTCCATTGTAGTTCCAATACCTGCAATAAATGCACAGTCACATTGAAGAGTTCAAACTACAGAACTAGAAATATCTACGGTTTCCTAACTACAAATGAATTCTACCTTCATCTTACCAGCTCCAAATCTTAACTTACCGGACGATGAGGGAAATAAACGGTCAGTGCTCCAAATATGGGTGAGTCCTCCATCAGCGGTGCCAAAATTACCCGCAAGATTCCCTCCAGCTGCAAAAGAGAAAGTaatgtttatatatgtaataaatgcaaAGGAAGCAGCTAACGTACGCGATATAAGACTGGTAGGCTCACCTTTATAGATTTGATGCCGGCTATGGGGGTTTTTTCCGTAAAACCAGCATCCACCTTTATGTCGGCATTATAactgaaaaaaggagcaaaagacAATTATGTAAGGAAGGGACATTTCAGAGTGGGCAAAGGAATTAGAAAAAAGATGGGTTTGAAATGTACCTGATATCGAGATccaacattatttgctttttttctggatcCGCATGAGTTTTCCAAGACTTTATCTGTGGGGGCTGAGCATAAAGATTGGGGTGTTACAAGAAATCTATTTACAAGAAGAGGAATAACCCAAGTACAGAAAGAGATCACTACCTTCTTGCCAAAATCGATGTTGATGAAACGGAACGAGGCAAGATAATTGCTTTTGGCGCGTATGTCAGGCTGAATCCTCTCTCGAATCATCTTTTCCACGTATTTGGAAAGAAGATGCCATATGTCCTCAACAATCTGCCATTGAAACAAGTTGAAAAGGCAGAGGTTAGAGATGTAGACACACGTACATACCCATACGataacatttcctgggccccctgggttgTGCCcacgcaagccccacctacaagtccaccctccccaccccacaggtccacccccactacacagtaaaaaaaaaaacattggtggttagggttcccacatgttaataaaaaatattggtggtcagggccccccattaaaaaacatttgtggtcagggccccccattaaaaaatattgatggctaggaacccacatggcaaaaaaaaaaaaaattgtggccaggccccccccacattataaaaacattggtggccagggccccccttaaatggattatgaaagtttaaaaaaaaagtttcaaaaaaaatttggcgctcagggccccaccacacaacagggaccacaaagggttacctttaggggggccctgccatattatacttacttcattagtggggcccacctgctgtcagtgagctgccaactacagaagggaggaggggagcacaggtggctgcatcttcttccagtgacaccattttctttccttattggtcacagaatttcgaGTCCctgtaaagctgcatggtgattggatgagctggaggagaagttcaaacctcagctatccaatccctgagcagctcaactgggacttaaactcagtgaccaataagggaaagtgatggacagaagatacctccccctgtgctcccaccctgccttcccaaagttggcagctctcagaaagcaggggggccctgctaatcaagtaagtgtggtgtggccgggccccccttaccctcggggccccctacaactctcccccctgtccccccctgatggcagccctgcccatgCATGCCCAAATTTCCCATGTACAATCATCCAGTGACAAAgaataaagtgtaaataaatatatatatatatatatatatatatatatatataacttaccACATTCAGGGACTCGATTTTCTCAAAGTCTTCACGTGGAACCTGCAGGAACAGAGAGGAAGAAGCGTGTTACGGTTCATGTTCCATTATTGTATTTAAACGTTTACATGATAAACCAAGtctattttaagtagggatgcactgaatccaggattcagccaggatttggattcagccgaatccttcagccggtgagaaccaaatccgaatcctgatttgcatatgcaaatcaggggcggggagggaaattacacaactttttttttttttacaaggaagtaaaaaatgtttcctcttcccacccctaatttgcatatgcaaattcggatttggttctcgGACTAATCTTTTgctagggattcggccgaatccaaaatagtggattcggcgcctCCCTAATTTTAAGATGGGTGCGTTTGTTTATACATTAACTTTTAGGAAGTCATAAGtgtcttattcttagcaacttttcaattggccttaatatGTTTAAAGTATCTTTTTTAGTTTCAAATGGTTTTAGCGGGATATATTCAGGCTAGATAATTGGTG encodes the following:
- the LOC121402913 gene encoding extended synaptotagmin-1-like isoform X1; the protein is MIRERIQPDIRAKSNYLASFRFINIDFGKKPPQIKSWKTHADPEKKQIMLDLDISYNADIKVDAGFTEKTPIAGIKSIKLEGILRVILAPLMEDSPIFGALTVYFPHRPVLELQWTGFAHLLNIPGLQTLSEKELVNQIGQIIVAPQHFSHPLAARFDLAKLQFLEPWNALRIRVIEAKNLVAKEILTKSSNPYVVICGGGTTAKTRVIHKNLNPKWNETFEILYSDLPDQEIEFNLMSDKGVKINQQLGSCRIRIKEVPERGFIDKWIDLENVKSGQLHIKVTRLRLLSDPTQLEEVKSLFLYAGCRGNTLECFVGASNFFLVFQVLKVNEQSRPKRDNEIASAVLYTYIEKGRGLPVLQMKKDNLKALAVVQVGVEDNVKKFGSRINNGEAEWKKRFQFLIRNPLNEELKLKVHNEHNKPIGSITVRLSRLLAASEMTLQDWLPLESTEQNSEIRVKLQLRILTPDVGAPSPQGKTKAQYIKPRTKVKKH
- the LOC121402913 gene encoding extended synaptotagmin-1-like isoform X3 produces the protein MIRERIQPDIRAKSNYLASFRFINIDFGKKPPQIKSWKTHADPEKKQIMLDLDISYNADIKVDAGFTEKTPIAGIKSIKLEGILRVILAPLMEDSPIFGALTVYFPHRPVLELQWTGFAHLLNIPGLQTLSEKELVNQIGQIIVAPQHFSHPLAARFDLAKLQFLEPWNALRIRVIEAKNLVAKEILTKSSNPYVVICGGGTTAKTRVIHKNLNPKWNETFEILYSDLPDQEIEFNLMSDKGVKINQQLGSCRIRIKEVPERGFIDKWIDLENVKSGQLHIKVTRLRLLSDPTQLEEVLKVNEQSRPKRDNEIASAVLYTYIEKGRGLPVLQMKKDNLKALAVVQVGVEDNVKKFGSRINNGEAEWKKRFQFLIRNPLNEELKLKVHNEHNKPIGSITVRLSRLLAASEMTLQDWLPLESTEQNSEIRVKLQLRILTPDVGAPSPQGKTKAQYIKPRTKVKKH
- the LOC121402913 gene encoding extended synaptotagmin-1-like isoform X2; this translates as MIRERIQPDIRAKSNYLASFRFINIDFGKKPPQIKSWKTHADPEKKQIMLDLDISYNADIKVDAGFTEKTPIAGIKSIKLEGILRVILAPLMEDSPIFGALTVYFPHRPVLELQWTGFAHLLNIPGLQTLSEKELVNQIGQIIVAPQHFSHPLAARFDLAKLQFLEPWNALRIRVIEAKNLVAKEILTKSSNPYVVICGGGTTAKTRVIHKNLNPKWNETFEILYSDLPDQEIEFNLMSDKGVKINQQLGSCRIRIKEVPERGFIDKWIDLENVKSGQLHIKVTRLRLLSDPTQLEEVKSLFLYAGCRGNTLECFVGASNFFLVFQVLKVNEQSRPKRDNEIASAVLYTYIEKGRGLPVLQMKKDNLKALAVVQVGVEDNVKKFGSRINNGEAEWKKRFQFLIRNPLNEELKLKVHNEHNKPIGSITVRLSRLLAASEMTLQDWLPLESTEQNSEIRVKLQLRVSGIHSIVLISSVLEYFQL